One region of Wyeomyia smithii strain HCP4-BCI-WySm-NY-G18 chromosome 3, ASM2978416v1, whole genome shotgun sequence genomic DNA includes:
- the LOC129728952 gene encoding uncharacterized protein LOC129728952, with product MADGSFHKYITECYGESVLNKFKSYAIANSKLANMQSRKSFLIKCRRRGMFPQHIVQSLKCLHEMIAKNETCLAKLDRCVKKFKKAILNIEIKQAFNKIKKLKGIMEQVGPTLSSITNENISRNFLQTQAMSFRTKMTKRTKTAHKKLSDILARTLTAPGALTTNDKAIFNATKVQVPAQTLTLLSLGPKFALTPTNVNQIPMFHVLADIEEIIRTHADKRTQDENRCRAINIIQNYVHGFHSQIDTRDPTVAFCNSSIRETKNFLRSHPDLCILSSDKGKRTVIMEKKMYGEKMLALVGDEGTYAKLTRDPTSGIQKTNNNLVNRLKNLKLIDYTTAKHLTVNNSVCPRIYGQPKAHKENLPLRPVIPNITAPTYRLSKFFANILAGSIKSTDSTHSSFEFCDEINKVILPEDHIILSLDVVSLFTNVPRELVTRMIIERWREVDTKINLDLFLEAISFCMESSYFQYKNQQFKQIYGTTMGSPLSPILADIALDSVIDRALTELPFTVPIIRKYVDDLFLAVPKDMVPKVLDVFNRQEPRLQFTVEVEKEGKLPFLDMIEEC from the exons ATGGCCGATGGTAGTTTTCACAAATACATAACCGAATGCTATGGTGAATCTGTGCTCAATAAGTTCAAAAGCTACGCCATTGCGAATTCTAAGCTAGCAAACATGCAAAGCCGAAAGTCGTTCCTAATCAAATGCAGAAGACGAGGTATGTTTCCCCAGCACATAGTACAGTCCCTGAAATGCCTGCATGAGATGATCGCAAAAAATGAAACATGCCTAGCAAAGCTAGACAGATGTGTTAAAAAATTCAAGAAAGCGATACTGAATATTGAGATAAAGCAAGCTTTCAACAAAATCAAGAAGTTAAAAGGGATAATGGAACAAGTGGGTCCAACACTATCGAGCATAACAAACGAAAACATCAGTCGAAACTTTTTGCAAACGCAAGCTATGTCGTTCCGAACTAAAATGACGAAACGAACCAAAACCGCACATAAAAAGCTGAGCGATATACTAGCCCGAACACTAACGGCACCAGGAGCGTTAACAACCAACGATAAAGCGATTTTCAACGCTACAAAGGTTCAAGTCCCAGCGCAGACTCTAACCCTGCTGAGTCTAGGTCCAAAATTTGCATTAACGCCGACAAATGTCAACCAAATTCCGATGTTTCATGTACTGGCCGATATAGAAGAAATTATTAGAACACACGCCGACAAACGAACTCAAGACGAGAATCGTTGCAGAGCCATCAACATAATACAAAACTATGTCCATGGCTTCCACTCGCAGATCGATACACGTGACCCTACGGTGGCCTTTTGCAATTCTTCCATCAGAGAGACGAAAAATTTCCTTCGATCACACCCAGACTTATGCATTCTTTCGTCGGATAAAGGAAAACGGACGGTTATTATGGAAAAGAAAATGTATGGAGAGAAAATGCTAGCATTGGTGGGCGACGAAGGAACGTACGCAAAACTAACCAGGGATCCAACGAGTGGAATTCAAAAAACGAACAATAACCTGGTAAAcagattaaaaaatttaaagctGATCGACTACACAACTGCCAAACACCTCACTGTTAATAATTCCGTATGTCCACGCATCTATGGTCAACCAAAAGCTCATAAAGAAAATCTCCCCCTACGCCCAGTAATCCCCAACATAACCGCCCCCACTTACAGACTGTCAAAATTCTTTGCGAACATTTTAGCAGGCTCGATCAAAAGCACCGACAGCACCCACAGCTCGTTTGAATTCTGTGACGAGATAAACAAGGTGATCTTGCCAGAGGACCATATTATACTTTCTCTGGATGTGGTATCACTGTTTACGAATGTTCCGAGGGAATTGGTCACCAGGATGATAATTGAGCGGTGGAGAGAAGTTGACACAAAAATCAACCTAGATTTGTTTCTGGAGGCTATTAGTTTCTGTATGGAATCCAGTTACTTCCAGTACAAAAATCAACAGTTCAAACAGATTTACGGTACCACAATGGGAAGCCCTCTTTCACCAATATTGGCGGACATAGCGCTAGATTCGGTTATAGACAGGGCACTAACTGAACTGCCATTCACCGTCCCCATAATCCGTAAATATGTGGACGATCTTTTCCTGGCGGTGCCAAAAGACATGGTACCTAAGGTGTTGGATGTGTTTAACAGACAGGAACCGAGGTTACAGTTCACGGTTGAGGTGGAAAAAGAAGGAAAGCTACCCTTTTTAGACATGATC GAAGAATGCTAA
- the LOC129727058 gene encoding probable fatty acid-binding protein, whose amino-acid sequence MAAWVGKKYKMEKSEGFDEYMKALGVGMVLRKLGNSISPTVELIKEGDEYTFNTLSTFKNTTIKFKLGEEFEEETVDGRKVKSVCTFEGDNKLIHEQKGEKPTTIIREFTATDLTATMTAGSAKCVRYYKAV is encoded by the exons ATGGCAGCATGGGTTGGCAAGAAGTACAAGATGGAGAAGTCCGAGGGATTCGATGAGTACATGAAGGCTCTCG GTGTTGGCATGGTGCTCCGCAAGCTCGGAAACAGCATCTCGCCAACGGTCGAACTGATCAAGGAGGGCGATGAGTACACCTTCAACACGTTGTCTACTTTTAAAAATACCACCATCAAGTTCAAATTGGGTGAGGAGTTCGAGGAGGAAACCGTTGACGGCCGAAAGGTCAAGTCCGTGTGCACCTTCGAGGGCGACAATAAGCTTATCCATGAGCAGAAGGGCGAAAAACCAACGACCATCATTCGTGAATTCACTGCTACCGATTTAACTGCCACCATGACCGCCGGGTCCGCAAAGTGCGTCCGATACTACAAGGCCGTCTAA